In Myxococcus guangdongensis, the following proteins share a genomic window:
- the purD gene encoding phosphoribosylamine--glycine ligase produces MAVKVLLLGSGGREHALAWKLSQSPRLTRLWCAPGNPGTAKLATNVPVKADSPDEVVALAKREAVDLVVVGPEAPLVAGVADALAKEGIACFGPVAGAALIEGSKAFAKEIMAEAGVPTAAFRTFTDAAEAEAYAVAQGRIVVKADGLAAGKGVIVAHDVEAAREAVRAVAALGSSGQRMVLEELLEGEEVSAMALCDGERYAMLPLSQDHKRVGDGDTGPNTGGMGAYSPAPFLDARQLAEVGESVIAPTLAVLRRRGIAFRGVLYAGLMLTRSGPKVLEFNARFGDPETQVLMMQLGEDLLPLVDACARGRLESRPLVAASGASVGVVVAAEGYPESPRKGQRIDGLDAVPADATVFIAGAEERGGALVTSGGRVLTVCARGEDLARARERAYAAVEAVRFEGMHFRRDIGAKGLKATP; encoded by the coding sequence GTGGCTGTGAAGGTCCTGTTGCTGGGTTCCGGAGGCCGTGAGCACGCGCTGGCGTGGAAGCTGTCGCAGAGCCCGCGCCTCACGCGGCTGTGGTGTGCCCCGGGCAACCCGGGCACCGCGAAGCTGGCCACGAATGTGCCGGTGAAGGCGGACTCGCCGGACGAGGTGGTGGCGCTCGCGAAGCGCGAGGCGGTGGACCTGGTCGTGGTGGGGCCGGAGGCGCCGCTGGTGGCGGGGGTGGCGGACGCGCTGGCGAAGGAGGGCATCGCCTGCTTCGGACCGGTGGCGGGCGCCGCGCTCATCGAGGGCTCCAAGGCCTTCGCGAAGGAGATCATGGCCGAGGCGGGCGTTCCCACCGCCGCCTTCCGGACCTTCACGGACGCGGCGGAGGCGGAGGCCTACGCGGTGGCGCAGGGCCGCATCGTGGTCAAGGCGGACGGGCTGGCCGCGGGCAAGGGCGTCATCGTCGCGCATGACGTGGAGGCCGCGCGCGAGGCGGTGCGGGCCGTCGCGGCCCTGGGCTCGTCGGGCCAGCGCATGGTGCTGGAGGAGCTGCTCGAGGGCGAGGAGGTCTCCGCCATGGCGCTCTGCGACGGCGAGCGCTACGCGATGCTGCCCCTGTCGCAGGACCACAAGCGCGTGGGGGATGGCGACACCGGTCCGAACACGGGCGGCATGGGGGCCTACAGTCCCGCGCCGTTCCTGGACGCGCGGCAGCTGGCGGAGGTGGGCGAGAGCGTCATCGCGCCCACGCTGGCGGTGCTGCGTCGGCGCGGGATTGCGTTCCGGGGCGTGCTGTACGCGGGGCTGATGCTCACGCGGAGCGGGCCCAAGGTGCTGGAGTTCAACGCGCGCTTCGGAGACCCGGAGACGCAGGTGTTGATGATGCAGCTGGGAGAGGACCTGCTGCCGCTGGTGGATGCGTGCGCGCGGGGGCGGCTGGAGTCGAGGCCGCTGGTGGCCGCGTCGGGCGCGTCGGTGGGCGTGGTGGTGGCGGCGGAGGGCTATCCGGAGTCGCCGCGCAAGGGTCAGCGCATCGACGGGCTGGACGCGGTGCCGGCGGACGCCACGGTGTTCATCGCGGGCGCGGAGGAGCGGGGCGGGGCGCTGGTGACGAGTGGCGGACGCGTGTTGACGGTGTGTGCCCGGGGCGAGGACCTGGCGCGGGCGAGGGAGCGTGCCTACGCGGCGGTGGAGGCGGTCCGCTTCGAGGGCATGCACTTCCGTCGGGACATCGGCGCGAAGGGGCTGAAGGCGACGCCGTGA
- a CDS encoding LptF/LptG family permease: protein MTRISRYLLKELLVPLGVWVAFLFLLLFVMQFLLGTDVLLGASVTLVDVARLIVYLTPRFLMMALPVAFLLAILLGLGRLGEDHELTALQSLGVGPARLLAAPMGIAVVLSALMLLITSTALSWGSSGVAELVSEVIQRNAVGEVKPGTFYENFGALTLYTEEVSPDGQWTNVLLHDEREQTTPLLVVAHRGKVGTASGSQVLRFALEGGEVHRSARASESYELIHFDRAEINLEFGGASAKGRRFTSSKEETTLMALYEAAQDAKANGGYPHIPLTAMHSRLGAALAPMAFALLGTPLAIGRRQAGKAWGYLLTLGGYVLYYMLSRVFEQFGQQGRLPPLLAGQLANLIFMAMGLVALYRVSRSGTLK from the coding sequence GTGACGCGCATCTCGCGTTACCTGCTCAAGGAATTGCTGGTGCCGCTCGGTGTCTGGGTGGCCTTCCTGTTCCTGCTGCTCTTCGTGATGCAGTTCCTGCTGGGGACGGACGTCCTGCTCGGGGCGTCGGTGACGCTGGTGGACGTGGCGCGGCTGATTGTCTACCTCACGCCGCGCTTCCTCATGATGGCGCTGCCCGTCGCCTTCCTGCTGGCCATCCTCCTGGGGCTGGGACGGCTCGGTGAGGACCATGAACTGACCGCGCTTCAATCCCTGGGCGTGGGGCCGGCGCGCCTGCTCGCGGCGCCCATGGGCATCGCCGTGGTGCTCAGCGCGCTCATGTTGCTCATCACCTCCACGGCGCTGTCCTGGGGCAGCTCGGGTGTCGCCGAGCTGGTGAGCGAGGTCATCCAGCGCAACGCGGTGGGCGAAGTGAAGCCCGGCACCTTCTACGAGAACTTCGGTGCGTTGACGTTGTACACCGAAGAGGTGTCTCCGGACGGCCAGTGGACCAACGTGCTCCTGCATGACGAGCGCGAGCAGACAACGCCGCTCCTGGTCGTGGCGCACCGTGGAAAGGTGGGCACCGCGAGCGGCAGTCAGGTGCTGCGATTCGCGTTGGAGGGGGGAGAGGTTCATCGCTCCGCCCGTGCCTCCGAGTCCTACGAGCTCATCCACTTCGACCGAGCGGAGATCAATCTGGAGTTCGGCGGGGCATCGGCGAAGGGGCGCCGCTTCACCTCGAGCAAGGAGGAGACGACGCTGATGGCGTTGTACGAAGCGGCGCAGGACGCGAAGGCGAATGGCGGCTACCCGCACATCCCCCTGACCGCCATGCATAGCCGCCTGGGTGCCGCGCTGGCCCCGATGGCCTTCGCGCTGCTGGGAACGCCGCTGGCCATTGGCCGGCGCCAGGCGGGCAAAGCCTGGGGCTATCTGCTGACCTTGGGTGGCTACGTCCTGTATTACATGCTGAGTCGGGTCTTCGAGCAGTTCGGGCAGCAAGGACGGTTGCCGCCCTTGCTGGCGGGGCAGCTGGCCAACCTGATTTTCATGGCGATGGGCCTGGTGGCGCTCTACCGGGTGAGCCGGTCCGGGACGCTCAAGTGA
- a CDS encoding LptF/LptG family permease: MRLTLFGYVLRTYIRFALGIAFGLVLVFVVVDFVDRVKIYEGPGWVADAAKLYGYKALMALQQLGPAALLLAAGTTVSALRKQGEVTAIGALTFGPTALYVPVLVFGLLACLGLVAFDEFIATHAGRRVDEITSQRFNRWGDLRSYSTPKQWFRKGERIFILRAGGAQEGFENVSIFTVSREFKLQRRLDAARMEWLDGNRWRLTDVVDRTFNGEQGTSVKSLESAEYELGIAASAFRIRPGRPEQMRVRELREQIVARREVGLATKQFELALHNRFAYPLAALPAALLGVGLALRNSRKGHLTAAIVEGLLVAVAMWGLMMVCRTLVLTERLSPPVAAWTPPVILVLAAAALWLRREGFLHVPRRWLAVR, from the coding sequence GTGAGACTGACGCTCTTCGGCTACGTGTTGCGGACGTACATCCGCTTCGCGCTGGGAATCGCCTTTGGCTTGGTGCTCGTCTTCGTGGTGGTGGACTTCGTCGACCGCGTGAAGATCTACGAGGGCCCTGGCTGGGTCGCCGACGCGGCGAAGCTCTACGGTTACAAGGCGTTGATGGCCCTGCAGCAGCTGGGGCCGGCGGCGCTGCTGCTGGCCGCGGGCACGACGGTCTCCGCGTTGCGCAAGCAGGGAGAGGTGACGGCCATCGGGGCGCTCACGTTCGGTCCCACCGCCTTGTATGTGCCCGTGCTGGTCTTCGGACTGCTGGCGTGCCTGGGCCTGGTGGCTTTCGACGAGTTCATCGCGACCCATGCGGGTCGTCGCGTGGACGAAATCACGAGTCAGCGCTTCAACCGCTGGGGAGATTTGCGCTCCTACTCCACGCCGAAGCAGTGGTTTCGCAAGGGCGAGCGCATCTTCATCCTCCGCGCGGGCGGTGCGCAGGAGGGCTTCGAAAACGTCTCCATCTTCACGGTGTCACGGGAGTTCAAGCTCCAGCGCCGGCTGGACGCGGCGCGCATGGAGTGGCTGGACGGCAACCGGTGGCGACTGACGGATGTGGTGGATCGCACGTTCAATGGGGAGCAGGGCACCTCGGTGAAGAGCCTGGAGAGCGCGGAGTACGAGCTGGGCATCGCCGCCTCGGCCTTCCGCATCCGCCCGGGGCGCCCGGAGCAGATGCGCGTGCGGGAGCTGCGCGAGCAGATTGTCGCCCGGCGCGAGGTGGGGCTCGCCACCAAGCAGTTCGAGCTCGCGCTGCACAACCGCTTCGCCTATCCGCTGGCGGCGCTGCCGGCCGCGCTGCTGGGGGTGGGACTGGCGCTGCGAAACAGCCGCAAGGGCCACCTCACCGCCGCCATCGTCGAGGGGTTGCTGGTGGCGGTGGCGATGTGGGGCCTGATGATGGTGTGCCGCACGCTGGTGCTGACGGAGCGCCTGTCGCCCCCGGTGGCGGCGTGGACACCCCCCGTCATCCTCGTGCTGGCGGCCGCCGCGCTCTGGCTCCGGCGGGAGGGGTTTCTTCACGTGCCCCGCCGTTGGCTCGCCGTGAGATAG
- a CDS encoding O-antigen ligase family protein has product MDQPSQPRLEILLRRAVAGVLLVWAVGLVLAEVVLQVAASAAVLLSLVLLAKRRLVLARDVRAYVLASVALCAWQVVSPALALVTGAAAAWPRSSRYGQVLDSVAGAAVACVGSVGVPWLAIAGTVLGGWLFAAGLGVFQNRVRWPWEPPAFLKLNLARLHENFGTEASPRYAAGGIFFHRLRFAHGAIAALGPALAILGGSEVARRRLLAGVVVLGMLVSIYNAFARAALGAALMVSVVALLLLVSGLARRVGLGLIAGLIVVVLASPAWRARLGKAVDNIYGGERELAMTVGWSLVQDHPWVGVGFGNHKAAVLARQDESGITDLLATDSHNLWLTVWAETGLVGLVLMLTVHGLLGWALIRRYRAGSLAATGALLSFVGFHILALVHYLPFHSSVHLSFALVWGLGLCEGSGVLRGAAPRRPDAAVTPAHE; this is encoded by the coding sequence ATGGACCAACCCTCCCAGCCCCGGCTGGAGATTCTTCTTCGTCGCGCCGTGGCCGGAGTGCTGCTCGTCTGGGCCGTGGGACTGGTGCTGGCGGAGGTCGTGCTGCAGGTGGCCGCGTCCGCCGCGGTGCTGCTCTCGCTGGTGCTGTTGGCGAAGCGGAGGCTCGTGCTCGCGCGGGACGTGCGCGCGTATGTCCTGGCGAGCGTGGCGCTGTGCGCGTGGCAGGTGGTGTCGCCCGCGCTCGCGCTCGTGACGGGCGCGGCGGCGGCGTGGCCGCGGAGCTCACGGTACGGGCAGGTGCTCGACTCCGTGGCGGGAGCGGCGGTGGCGTGCGTGGGCTCGGTGGGGGTGCCCTGGTTGGCGATCGCCGGGACGGTGTTGGGCGGGTGGTTGTTCGCGGCGGGCCTGGGCGTGTTCCAGAACCGCGTGCGTTGGCCCTGGGAGCCGCCCGCGTTCCTGAAGCTGAACCTGGCCCGGCTGCACGAGAACTTCGGCACGGAGGCCTCACCGCGCTACGCGGCGGGGGGCATCTTCTTCCACCGGCTGCGCTTCGCCCATGGCGCCATCGCCGCGCTGGGGCCCGCGCTGGCCATCCTCGGAGGCTCCGAGGTCGCGCGCCGGCGGCTGCTGGCGGGTGTGGTGGTGCTGGGCATGTTGGTGTCCATCTACAACGCGTTCGCGCGCGCGGCGCTCGGCGCGGCGTTGATGGTGAGCGTGGTGGCGTTGCTGCTGCTCGTGAGTGGCCTGGCGCGCAGGGTGGGGCTGGGGCTCATCGCCGGGTTGATCGTCGTGGTGCTGGCGTCACCCGCGTGGCGCGCGCGCCTGGGGAAGGCGGTGGACAACATCTACGGCGGCGAGCGCGAGCTGGCGATGACGGTGGGTTGGAGCCTCGTCCAGGACCACCCGTGGGTGGGCGTGGGCTTCGGCAACCACAAGGCGGCGGTGCTCGCGCGGCAGGACGAGTCGGGCATCACGGACCTGCTGGCCACGGACTCGCACAACCTCTGGCTCACCGTGTGGGCGGAGACGGGGCTGGTGGGGCTGGTGTTGATGCTCACCGTGCACGGCCTGTTGGGCTGGGCGCTCATCCGTCGATACCGCGCGGGCTCGCTCGCGGCCACGGGTGCGTTGTTGTCGTTCGTGGGCTTCCACATCCTGGCGCTCGTGCACTACCTGCCGTTCCACTCCAGCGTGCACCTGTCGTTCGCGCTCGTGTGGGGGCTGGGGCTGTGTGAAGGGAGCGGGGTGCTTCGTGGCGCGGCGCCACGGCGGCCCGACGCGGCAGTGACCCCGGCGCACGAGTGA
- a CDS encoding glycosyltransferase family 4 protein, producing MVRGRLHGIARYALELARRVPMLAPDLRFSALVPPEGLPSDLGALAPRMPLHRSLAGFLSPVEQAALAADLTKLSPDVFHATSFSLPLFWRGPLVATLHDANHVALAREYTPAQALYYRLVVGPRAKRASALVTVSEFSREELARHLGLSPYRLQVIHNGVDPSFQPPSPVEARAFRERHELPSRYVAAVGNAKRFKNLELLRHFAADLPVPIVLLAGKGAVAHELGLHENVLDLEELPESQMPLFYGAAAALLLPSKYEGFGLPALEAMATGCPVLAADATALPEVVGGAALRLPPDDPNAWREATLRVLRDDALRSELMELGRERAARFTWDECARRTVAVYRRVLENRVSPAT from the coding sequence ATGGTGCGCGGCCGGCTGCACGGAATCGCGCGCTACGCGCTGGAGCTGGCGCGGCGAGTGCCGATGCTCGCGCCGGACCTGCGCTTCTCCGCGCTGGTGCCACCCGAGGGGCTCCCCTCGGACCTGGGAGCGCTCGCGCCCCGGATGCCGCTGCACCGCTCGCTCGCGGGCTTCCTCTCGCCGGTGGAGCAGGCCGCGCTGGCGGCGGACCTGACGAAGCTCTCGCCGGACGTCTTCCACGCCACGTCGTTCTCGCTGCCGCTCTTCTGGCGCGGTCCGCTCGTCGCCACGCTGCATGACGCCAACCACGTCGCGCTCGCGCGGGAGTACACGCCGGCGCAGGCGCTCTACTACCGACTGGTGGTGGGCCCACGCGCGAAGCGGGCCTCGGCGCTGGTGACGGTGTCCGAGTTCTCCCGCGAGGAGCTCGCTCGGCACCTGGGGCTGTCGCCCTATCGGCTGCAGGTGATTCACAACGGCGTGGACCCGAGCTTCCAACCGCCGTCGCCGGTGGAGGCCCGTGCGTTCCGGGAGCGACACGAGCTGCCCTCGCGCTACGTGGCCGCGGTGGGCAACGCGAAGCGGTTCAAGAACCTGGAGCTGCTGCGCCACTTCGCCGCGGACCTGCCGGTGCCCATCGTCCTCCTGGCCGGCAAGGGCGCGGTGGCGCACGAGCTGGGGCTGCACGAGAACGTCCTGGACCTGGAGGAGCTGCCAGAGTCACAGATGCCGCTGTTCTACGGCGCCGCGGCCGCGCTGCTGTTGCCCTCGAAGTACGAGGGCTTCGGACTGCCCGCGCTCGAGGCGATGGCGACCGGATGCCCGGTGCTCGCGGCGGACGCGACGGCGCTCCCCGAAGTGGTGGGCGGCGCGGCGCTGAGGTTGCCTCCGGATGACCCGAACGCCTGGCGCGAGGCGACGCTGCGGGTCCTGCGCGACGATGCGCTGCGCTCGGAGTTGATGGAGCTGGGACGCGAGCGCGCCGCGCGCTTCACGTGGGACGAGTGCGCCAGACGCACCGTCGCCGTGTACCGACGCGTCCTCGAGAACCGCGTGTCCCCGGCCACCTGA
- a CDS encoding glycosyltransferase gives MKVALVHDWLVTHRGGERVLDALCEALPDADIYTLIHQPGTQSPAIESRRIFTSFLQRLPGVHARYRHLLPLMPQAIESLRLQGHYDLVLSSSHCVAKGLRAPAGVPHLSYVHAPMRYMWDLFDDYFGPGRARLPVRAAAHAVRPWLRRWDRASAARVDRFVANSHHVAGKLQRFWGREATVVHPPVDLERFTRSPLEGGGRGGYFLWLGAFAPYKRLDIALEAFRELGVPLWVVGTGQEAARLASGAPPPNIRFLGNVSDDALPSLYRDARALIFTPEEDFGITPLEAQATGRPVIAFAKGGALETVNSRTGLFFSEQTPASLSEAVRRFDSWEARFNPADARSQAERFSRASFQQAMLREVESLLSLSTKSTTRATAV, from the coding sequence GTGAAGGTCGCCCTGGTCCACGATTGGTTGGTCACCCACCGCGGGGGAGAGCGCGTGCTCGACGCGCTCTGCGAAGCACTCCCCGACGCGGACATCTACACCCTCATCCACCAGCCGGGCACGCAGTCTCCCGCCATCGAGTCCCGGCGCATCTTCACCTCGTTCCTCCAGCGCCTCCCCGGCGTCCACGCCCGCTACCGGCACCTGCTGCCCCTGATGCCCCAGGCCATCGAGTCGCTGCGCCTCCAGGGGCACTACGACTTGGTGCTGTCCTCCAGCCACTGCGTGGCCAAGGGCCTGCGCGCGCCCGCGGGAGTGCCGCACCTGAGCTACGTGCACGCGCCCATGCGGTACATGTGGGACCTGTTCGACGACTACTTCGGCCCCGGCCGCGCCCGGCTGCCCGTGCGCGCGGCGGCCCATGCGGTGCGGCCCTGGCTGCGACGGTGGGACCGTGCCTCGGCGGCGCGCGTGGACCGCTTCGTGGCCAACAGCCACCACGTCGCCGGCAAGCTCCAGCGCTTCTGGGGCCGCGAGGCCACCGTGGTGCATCCCCCCGTCGACCTGGAGCGCTTCACCCGTTCTCCGCTGGAGGGCGGAGGCCGCGGCGGATACTTCCTGTGGCTCGGTGCCTTCGCGCCCTACAAGCGGCTGGACATCGCGCTCGAGGCCTTCCGCGAGCTGGGCGTTCCCCTCTGGGTGGTGGGCACCGGCCAGGAGGCCGCCCGCCTCGCGTCCGGCGCGCCGCCGCCCAACATCCGCTTCCTGGGCAACGTCTCCGATGATGCCCTGCCGTCCTTGTACCGGGACGCTCGCGCCCTCATCTTCACGCCCGAGGAGGACTTCGGCATCACCCCGCTGGAGGCCCAGGCCACCGGCCGCCCCGTCATCGCCTTCGCGAAGGGGGGCGCCTTGGAGACGGTGAACAGCCGCACCGGACTGTTCTTCTCAGAACAGACACCCGCGTCGTTGTCGGAGGCCGTCCGCCGCTTCGATTCCTGGGAGGCGCGCTTCAATCCCGCAGACGCCCGCTCGCAGGCCGAGCGCTTCAGCCGCGCGTCCTTCCAGCAGGCGATGCTCCGCGAAGTGGAGTCGCTCCTCAGCCTGTCGACGAAATCCACAACCCGCGCCACGGCGGTGTGA
- a CDS encoding undecaprenyl-phosphate glucose phosphotransferase codes for MFSRLQRFYTSIKVVADMVMLALAFALAYVTRFSGIVPVTEGIPPWEDSFVFLLMLLVIFPVTFKQSRLYAAIRSRTNTGEVFEVFKSTITATLILVAVTYFVRERYSRLTLVIFVVYAFVLVTCSRLAFRYVLSEVRRRGHNLKSILVIGAGELGQRVVETVEVHKELGFRVTGLLSLRPEKVGQYVSGVRVIGHVGDVERVLDAQPVDQVILALPLQEQAHVKQLMEQLALRTVDVRVVPDLYQYITLYGGLEEFGGLPIIRLQGDPMEGWSRVAKRAFDILFSLLAILATSPLILATAIAVRLTSRGPVLYRQERMGMDGRTFSILKFRTMRVDAEHSGAMMARKDDPRRTVIGTFLRKYSLDELPQFFNVVTGDMSLVGPRPERPVFIEEFKRQIPRYHLRHKVKAGITGWAQINGLRGQTCIEKRIEYDLYYIENWSLLMDLKILVRTALGGFLSKNAY; via the coding sequence GTGTTCAGTCGTCTCCAGCGCTTCTACACGTCCATCAAGGTGGTCGCGGACATGGTGATGCTCGCGCTGGCGTTCGCCTTGGCGTACGTCACGCGGTTCTCGGGCATCGTCCCCGTCACGGAGGGAATCCCTCCCTGGGAGGACTCGTTCGTCTTCCTGCTGATGCTGCTGGTCATCTTCCCGGTGACCTTCAAGCAGTCGCGGCTGTACGCGGCCATCCGCTCCCGGACGAACACCGGTGAGGTGTTCGAGGTCTTCAAGTCCACCATCACCGCGACGCTCATCCTGGTGGCGGTGACCTACTTCGTGCGCGAGCGCTACTCGCGCCTGACGCTGGTCATCTTCGTCGTCTACGCCTTCGTGCTGGTGACGTGCAGCCGGCTGGCGTTCCGCTACGTGCTCAGCGAGGTGCGCCGGCGGGGCCACAACCTGAAGTCCATCCTCGTCATCGGCGCGGGGGAGCTGGGCCAGCGCGTGGTGGAGACGGTGGAGGTCCACAAGGAGCTGGGCTTCCGGGTGACGGGCCTTCTGTCCCTGAGGCCGGAGAAGGTGGGCCAGTACGTCAGCGGCGTGCGGGTGATTGGCCACGTGGGCGACGTGGAGCGCGTGCTCGACGCGCAGCCGGTCGACCAGGTCATCCTCGCACTGCCGCTGCAGGAGCAGGCACACGTCAAGCAGCTCATGGAGCAGCTGGCGCTGCGCACCGTGGACGTTCGCGTGGTGCCGGACCTCTACCAGTACATCACGCTGTACGGCGGCCTGGAGGAGTTCGGCGGCCTGCCCATCATCCGGCTCCAGGGCGACCCGATGGAGGGCTGGAGCCGGGTGGCCAAGCGGGCGTTCGACATCCTCTTCTCGCTGCTGGCCATCCTCGCCACCTCGCCGCTGATTCTGGCCACGGCCATCGCCGTGCGGCTGACCAGCCGAGGACCGGTGCTCTATCGCCAGGAGCGCATGGGGATGGACGGGCGCACCTTCTCCATCCTCAAGTTCCGCACCATGCGCGTGGACGCCGAGCACTCCGGGGCGATGATGGCGCGCAAGGACGACCCGCGCCGCACCGTCATCGGGACGTTCCTGCGCAAGTACTCGCTGGATGAGCTGCCGCAGTTCTTCAACGTGGTGACGGGGGACATGAGCCTCGTGGGCCCGCGCCCCGAGCGTCCCGTCTTCATCGAGGAGTTCAAGCGCCAGATTCCGCGCTACCACCTGCGGCACAAGGTGAAGGCGGGCATCACCGGCTGGGCGCAGATCAACGGCCTGCGCGGACAGACGTGCATCGAGAAGCGCATCGAGTACGACCTGTACTACATCGAGAACTGGTCGCTGCTGATGGACCTGAAGATTCTCGTGCGCACCGCGCTCGGCGGGTTCCTGTCGAAGAACGCGTACTGA
- a CDS encoding trypsin-like serine peptidase, which yields MKRFQLAGLVAALSLSAPAALASSPVCEASVSPASQRATKVGEDVYRRFESAHPYATPALRTRSGPVHTDVITHPGAAYIAAHFERLELAEGDFVVVRAPDGSRSKRYDAHPPDARDGFWALHIPGDTAIIELHSADHPGRQGILNQHGYSIDRFARGYTNEEMGFTSELNKAVCGADDSRWAPCYAASDPTVYGRARPVARLLIGGSSACTGWLVGSQGHVMTNQHCIATASDAQNTDFEFMAEGANCATSCGSWFGCPGHVISGGTLVQADAPRDYALVRLAVNPTPSFGYLQLRGSGAVVDERIYVPQHPAGYGKKIAVASSDPTDASGFAEIYSLNEPSCQAGGPNDVGYFADTQGGSSGSPVIGHGDHLVVSLHHCANCPNRGVPIQAVISHLGAHLPACALPAAGCPDPNGDGTPPPEEPPPPANSFPYTASNTNDAQQNTHNKRIALAAGQTLTVATCGLTGAKTTGDTYLRVHNPSGTSVAANDDACGGRGSSITHTATITGEYEVRAGCYANGSCGGTVVWEISGGSNPPTPPTSGTFQYNGTNTDSAQRNTTNRDVVVTAGKTLLVATCGLPNTSFSGDTFLRLYGNGAQVASNDDACGGRGSSVSYTATTSGTVQIRAGCYTSGTCSGTVVWNLQ from the coding sequence ATGAAACGATTCCAGCTCGCAGGTCTCGTCGCCGCGCTGTCGCTCAGCGCGCCGGCAGCGCTGGCCTCGTCACCCGTGTGTGAGGCGTCCGTGTCGCCCGCGTCCCAGCGCGCCACGAAGGTGGGCGAAGACGTGTACCGGCGCTTCGAGTCGGCCCATCCCTACGCCACCCCGGCGCTGCGCACGCGGAGCGGTCCGGTCCACACCGATGTCATCACTCACCCGGGGGCCGCGTACATCGCCGCGCACTTCGAGCGGCTGGAGCTGGCGGAGGGCGACTTCGTCGTGGTGCGAGCCCCGGACGGCTCCCGCTCCAAGCGCTACGACGCCCACCCCCCGGACGCGCGCGATGGCTTCTGGGCCCTGCACATCCCTGGCGACACGGCCATCATCGAGCTGCACAGCGCCGACCACCCCGGCCGCCAGGGCATCCTGAACCAGCACGGCTACAGCATCGACCGGTTCGCGCGCGGCTACACCAACGAGGAGATGGGCTTCACGTCCGAGCTGAACAAGGCCGTGTGTGGCGCGGACGACTCGCGCTGGGCGCCCTGTTACGCCGCCAGCGACCCCACCGTCTACGGCCGCGCCCGTCCCGTGGCGCGCCTGCTCATCGGTGGCTCCAGCGCGTGCACCGGTTGGCTCGTGGGCAGCCAGGGCCACGTCATGACGAACCAGCACTGCATCGCCACCGCGAGCGACGCGCAGAACACCGACTTCGAGTTCATGGCGGAGGGCGCCAACTGCGCCACGAGCTGTGGGAGCTGGTTCGGCTGCCCCGGTCACGTCATCTCCGGCGGCACCCTGGTCCAGGCGGACGCGCCCCGCGACTACGCGCTGGTGCGGCTCGCGGTGAATCCCACCCCCAGCTTCGGCTACCTCCAGCTTCGCGGCTCGGGCGCGGTGGTGGACGAGCGCATCTACGTCCCACAGCACCCCGCCGGGTACGGGAAGAAGATCGCCGTCGCCTCCTCGGACCCGACGGACGCGTCCGGCTTCGCGGAGATCTACAGCCTCAACGAGCCGTCCTGCCAGGCCGGCGGCCCCAACGACGTGGGCTACTTCGCGGACACGCAGGGCGGCTCCTCGGGCTCGCCCGTGATTGGCCACGGCGACCACCTGGTGGTGTCACTGCACCACTGCGCCAACTGCCCCAACCGCGGCGTGCCCATCCAGGCCGTCATCAGCCACCTGGGCGCCCACCTGCCCGCGTGCGCCCTGCCCGCCGCCGGCTGCCCCGACCCCAACGGCGACGGCACGCCGCCCCCGGAGGAGCCACCTCCGCCGGCCAACTCCTTCCCGTACACGGCCTCCAACACCAACGACGCCCAGCAGAACACCCACAACAAGCGCATCGCCCTCGCCGCCGGCCAGACGCTCACCGTGGCCACCTGCGGCCTGACGGGCGCGAAGACAACCGGCGACACCTACCTGCGCGTGCACAACCCGTCCGGCACCTCCGTGGCCGCCAACGACGACGCCTGCGGAGGCCGGGGCTCCAGCATCACCCACACCGCCACCATCACCGGTGAGTACGAGGTGCGCGCGGGCTGCTATGCCAACGGGAGCTGCGGCGGCACCGTGGTGTGGGAGATCTCCGGCGGCAGCAACCCACCCACGCCCCCCACCTCCGGCACCTTCCAGTACAACGGGACGAACACCGACAGCGCCCAGCGCAACACCACCAACCGTGACGTCGTCGTCACCGCGGGCAAGACGCTCCTCGTGGCCACCTGCGGCCTGCCGAACACGTCCTTCAGCGGAGACACCTTCCTGCGCCTCTACGGCAACGGAGCGCAGGTCGCGTCCAACGATGACGCCTGTGGTGGCCGAGGCTCCAGCGTGAGCTACACCGCCACCACCAGCGGCACGGTCCAGATTCGCGCCGGCTGCTACACCAGCGGGACGTGCAGCGGCACGGTGGTCTGGAACCTCCAGTAG